From Streptomyces sp. Edi4, one genomic window encodes:
- a CDS encoding PAS domain-containing protein — protein sequence MADEQAPVEDISTWRNHFLTLLDRIPMPIAVCRIDGEVHVANPAMAAEWGTVPGRLRGRSLRELFTPRSEDQIERLVRALRTGRTSRYPIEVTWRSGADGAERRGEFTIDPIMGAPGPPPVLLAMLYVRHERPEPPPSPRGAVSEAQARILALAASGATTAAIGKALGLTVDGVNYHLTRLSQRWRVRGRTALVAKAYALGILAPGQWPPAPTS from the coding sequence ATGGCCGACGAACAGGCGCCGGTGGAGGACATCAGCACGTGGCGCAACCACTTCCTCACGCTGCTCGACCGCATCCCGATGCCGATCGCTGTCTGCCGGATCGACGGGGAGGTGCATGTCGCCAATCCCGCCATGGCCGCCGAGTGGGGCACCGTGCCGGGGCGGTTGCGCGGGCGCTCTCTGCGCGAACTCTTCACGCCCCGCTCGGAGGACCAGATCGAGCGGCTGGTCAGGGCGCTGCGCACGGGGCGGACATCCCGCTATCCCATCGAGGTGACCTGGCGCTCGGGCGCGGACGGGGCGGAGCGCCGGGGCGAGTTCACCATCGACCCGATCATGGGCGCGCCCGGCCCGCCCCCGGTGCTCCTCGCCATGCTGTACGTGCGGCACGAACGGCCCGAGCCGCCGCCTTCGCCGCGTGGTGCGGTGAGCGAGGCGCAGGCCCGCATCCTGGCGCTCGCGGCGTCGGGCGCGACCACGGCCGCCATCGGCAAGGCGCTCGGCCTGACCGTGGACGGGGTCAACTACCACCTGACGCGCCTCTCCCAGCGCTGGCGGGTGCGGGGGCGTACGGCGCTGGTGGCCAAGGCGTACGCACTGGGCATCCTGGCCCCGGGCCAGTGGCCCCCAGCCCCGACGTCGTAG